From a region of the Streptomyces sp. NBC_01454 genome:
- a CDS encoding ABC transporter permease, which translates to MAVHETTKAPGTGAARTPNRGLRWLRRNIVVIAGLATLGYLILPNIVVMVFSFNKPNGRFNYQWQHFSTDAWSDPCGVADLCGSLGLSLQLALWATIGATVLGTMIAFALARYRFRARAGVNTLIFLPMAMPEVVMAASLATLFLNMGIQFGFWTILIAHIMFCLSFVVTAVKARVMSMDPRLEQAAQDLYASPVQTFLRVTLPIAAPGIAAGALLSFALSFDDFIITNFNAGSTVTFPMFVWGSAQRGTPVQINVIGTAMFLVAVVCVLAGQLAGNRRKRSKRS; encoded by the coding sequence ATGGCCGTCCACGAGACCACGAAAGCCCCGGGGACCGGCGCCGCCCGCACCCCGAATCGCGGCCTGCGCTGGCTGCGCCGCAACATCGTCGTGATAGCGGGCCTCGCCACGCTGGGTTATCTGATCCTGCCCAACATCGTGGTGATGGTCTTCTCCTTCAACAAGCCCAACGGCCGCTTCAACTACCAGTGGCAGCACTTCTCCACGGACGCCTGGAGCGACCCGTGCGGCGTCGCCGACCTGTGCGGCTCGCTCGGACTGAGCCTGCAGCTGGCGCTGTGGGCCACCATCGGCGCGACCGTCCTCGGCACCATGATCGCGTTCGCGCTGGCCCGCTACCGCTTCCGCGCCCGGGCCGGTGTGAACACCCTGATCTTCCTGCCGATGGCGATGCCCGAGGTCGTCATGGCCGCCTCGCTGGCGACCCTCTTCCTCAACATGGGCATCCAGTTCGGCTTCTGGACGATCCTCATCGCCCACATCATGTTCTGTCTGAGCTTTGTGGTCACCGCCGTCAAGGCGCGGGTGATGAGCATGGACCCGCGGCTGGAACAGGCCGCCCAGGACCTCTATGCCTCACCCGTCCAGACCTTTCTGCGGGTGACGCTGCCGATCGCCGCCCCCGGCATCGCGGCCGGCGCGCTGCTGTCCTTCGCCCTGTCCTTCGACGACTTCATCATCACCAACTTCAACGCCGGCTCCACCGTGACCTTCCCGATGTTCGTCTGGGGATCGGCACAGCGGGGCACGCCCGTACAGATCAACGTCATCGGCACGGCGATGTTCCTGGTCGCCGTGGTGTGCGTACTCGCCGGCCAACTGGCCGGGAACCGCCGTAAGAGGAGCAAGAGGAGCTGA
- the gabT gene encoding 4-aminobutyrate--2-oxoglutarate transaminase, which produces MTELSGGPALPQERRVVTAIPGPKSQELWARKQATVAGGVGAVLPVFVKRAGGGVLEDVDGNSLIDFGSGIAVTSVGNSAEAVVRRATAQLAAFTHTCAMVAPYEPYIEVCEQLAELTPGDHAKKSALFNSGAEAVENAVKIARVHTKRQAVVVFDHGYHGRTNLTMALTSKNMPYKQGFGPFAPEVYRVPVAYPYRWLTGPENCAQEAADQAISQITKQIGAENVAAIIIEPVLGEGGFIEPAKGFLPAIAAFAKENGIVFVADEIQSGFCRTGQWFACEDEGIVPDLITTAKGIAGGLPLAAVTGRAEIMDAAHAGGLGGTYGGNPVACAAALGSIETMREQDLNAKARRIGEIMKPRLNAIAEKYDIVGEVRGRGAMIAIELVKSGSKEPNPEATAALAKACHQEGLLVLTTGTYGNVLRFLPPLVIGEDLLGEGLDILEGAFAAI; this is translated from the coding sequence ATGACCGAACTGTCCGGAGGCCCCGCCCTCCCCCAGGAGCGTCGCGTCGTCACCGCGATCCCCGGCCCGAAGTCGCAGGAGCTGTGGGCGCGCAAGCAGGCCACGGTGGCGGGCGGGGTCGGCGCCGTGCTGCCCGTGTTCGTCAAGCGTGCGGGCGGCGGCGTCCTGGAGGACGTGGACGGGAACTCCCTGATCGACTTCGGCTCCGGCATCGCGGTGACCTCGGTCGGCAACAGCGCGGAGGCGGTCGTCCGCCGGGCCACCGCGCAGCTGGCGGCCTTCACCCACACCTGCGCCATGGTGGCGCCGTACGAGCCGTACATCGAGGTCTGTGAGCAGCTGGCCGAGCTGACGCCGGGCGACCACGCGAAGAAGTCGGCGCTGTTCAACTCCGGCGCGGAGGCCGTCGAGAACGCCGTCAAGATCGCCCGTGTGCACACCAAGCGCCAGGCGGTCGTCGTCTTCGACCACGGCTACCACGGACGCACGAACCTCACGATGGCGCTCACGTCCAAGAACATGCCGTACAAGCAGGGCTTCGGGCCGTTCGCGCCCGAGGTCTACCGCGTCCCGGTCGCCTACCCCTACCGCTGGCTGACCGGCCCGGAGAACTGTGCACAGGAGGCCGCGGACCAGGCCATCTCGCAGATCACCAAGCAGATCGGCGCGGAGAACGTCGCGGCGATCATCATCGAGCCGGTGCTCGGTGAGGGTGGCTTCATCGAGCCGGCCAAGGGCTTCCTGCCCGCGATCGCCGCCTTCGCGAAGGAGAACGGCATCGTCTTCGTCGCGGACGAGATCCAGTCCGGCTTCTGCCGTACCGGCCAGTGGTTCGCGTGTGAGGACGAGGGCATCGTCCCGGACCTGATCACCACCGCCAAGGGCATCGCCGGCGGTCTGCCGCTGGCGGCGGTGACCGGCCGCGCCGAGATCATGGACGCCGCGCACGCCGGCGGCCTGGGCGGCACCTACGGCGGCAACCCCGTGGCCTGCGCCGCGGCGCTGGGCTCGATCGAGACCATGCGCGAACAGGACCTGAACGCCAAGGCCCGCCGGATCGGCGAGATCATGAAGCCGCGGCTGAACGCCATCGCGGAGAAGTACGACATCGTCGGCGAGGTCCGCGGCCGCGGCGCGATGATCGCCATCGAGTTGGTCAAGTCCGGCTCCAAGGAGCCGAATCCGGAGGCCACCGCGGCGCTGGCCAAGGCCTGCCACCAGGAGGGCCTGCTGGTGCTGACCACCGGCACGTACGGCAATGTGCTGCGCTTCCTGCCGCCGCTGGTCATCGGCGAGGACCTGCTGGGCGAGGGTCTGGACATCCTCGAGGGCGCCTTCGCCGCGATCTGA
- a CDS encoding ATP-binding protein yields MDTEGTHDAQDTAPQPSGGAHRPEPAVPRPTAPPTPPAAAPRIPPPPAAAPAVPAAPPGPAPDGPTADPPLLGWLRTPRPAAAPGVWTYGHRPRAAADPDRTPARQLIGGAVISFLCGWLLWSLLWNQYLGSYWLWPLLLLTPDSWRTAGGDKMIFVGVTYVYYGLVLAILAVVFGRLGRWPELARRFLGPALGRLRKRAPAPRPQPAADRAQWPELRAHGAADAADKLAAEALSGRMNDVDVARIERAWHSVRSGKNSLASFTDTVLRHGAAACAHPSGRRDLARRTAHHDLLAHQVRIGTAADHPRNPYQHRLAGCALEPALLGTSLLAVGPAGSGKTTRVVTPVVESMCLQALAGQCAVVAVGPAGSDLGADDAFDVVVRIGRPDPECDLDLYGGTTDPDEAAGILAEALVGDLAEQLPGGDSRRAATALAQLLGPFAAAHDRFPTVPELRELLDGAPGAIAALRTALEDAGAHTLLRELDARSRQSERHGDLGVLLADRIALLDRPAFAGFFDPTGATRQVSLRALDHPLRVRIELPERGHAEASRILARLVLAQFTECAVARADRSVFACLVLDEAAHTVTAEALRGLQRLRSANAGAVLTLRSLDDVPDALRGTLLGSVGCRMAFAGVTTWDGARFAEVWGKEWVETRDVTDRQIIAEGAAMKALHLFRHLVTGKAPTAKAVTVRTVERERWSASDLANSLPPGHAVLSVTSVAGEHTGPVLVDLRS; encoded by the coding sequence ATGGACACCGAGGGCACGCACGACGCACAGGACACCGCTCCCCAGCCGTCCGGCGGGGCGCACCGGCCCGAACCCGCGGTCCCGCGCCCCACGGCGCCGCCCACCCCGCCGGCCGCCGCCCCCCGCATCCCGCCGCCCCCCGCCGCCGCGCCCGCCGTGCCGGCCGCCCCGCCGGGCCCCGCGCCCGACGGCCCCACCGCCGACCCGCCGCTGCTCGGTTGGCTGCGCACGCCGCGCCCGGCCGCCGCACCCGGCGTCTGGACCTACGGACACCGGCCCCGGGCGGCGGCGGATCCCGACCGGACCCCCGCGCGGCAGCTGATCGGCGGAGCGGTGATCTCGTTCCTGTGCGGATGGCTGCTGTGGTCGCTGCTGTGGAACCAGTACCTCGGCAGCTACTGGCTCTGGCCGCTGCTGCTGCTGACGCCGGACTCCTGGCGGACGGCCGGCGGCGACAAGATGATCTTCGTCGGCGTCACCTATGTCTACTACGGCCTGGTGCTGGCGATTCTGGCCGTAGTCTTCGGCCGGCTCGGCCGCTGGCCCGAACTCGCCCGCCGCTTCCTGGGACCCGCCCTCGGCCGGCTACGCAAGCGCGCCCCCGCGCCCAGGCCGCAGCCCGCCGCCGACCGGGCCCAGTGGCCCGAACTGCGGGCGCACGGCGCCGCGGACGCGGCCGACAAGCTCGCCGCCGAGGCGCTCAGCGGGCGGATGAACGATGTGGACGTGGCCAGGATCGAGCGCGCCTGGCACTCGGTGCGGTCCGGCAAGAACTCCCTGGCCTCCTTCACCGACACCGTGCTCCGGCACGGCGCGGCGGCCTGTGCGCACCCCTCGGGCCGGCGCGACCTGGCCCGCCGGACCGCCCACCACGATCTGCTCGCCCACCAGGTCCGCATCGGCACCGCCGCCGACCACCCCCGCAACCCGTACCAGCACCGCCTGGCCGGATGCGCCCTGGAACCCGCCCTGTTGGGGACCTCGCTGCTGGCCGTCGGACCGGCCGGCAGCGGCAAGACCACCCGGGTCGTCACACCCGTCGTGGAGTCGATGTGTCTGCAGGCACTGGCCGGGCAGTGCGCGGTGGTCGCGGTCGGCCCGGCCGGCTCCGACCTCGGCGCCGACGACGCCTTCGATGTGGTGGTCAGGATCGGACGCCCCGACCCGGAGTGCGATCTCGACCTGTACGGCGGGACCACGGACCCCGACGAAGCGGCCGGCATCCTCGCCGAGGCGCTGGTCGGTGACCTCGCCGAGCAGCTGCCCGGCGGCGACAGCCGGCGCGCCGCGACCGCCCTGGCCCAGCTGCTCGGCCCCTTCGCGGCCGCTCATGACCGCTTCCCCACCGTGCCCGAGCTGCGCGAACTGCTGGACGGCGCGCCCGGGGCGATCGCCGCGCTGCGTACCGCCCTGGAGGACGCCGGAGCCCACACCCTGCTGCGCGAACTCGACGCACGGTCCCGCCAGTCGGAGCGCCACGGCGACCTCGGCGTGCTCCTCGCCGACCGCATCGCCCTCCTGGACCGGCCCGCCTTCGCCGGCTTCTTCGACCCGACCGGTGCCACCCGGCAGGTCTCGCTGCGCGCCCTCGACCATCCGCTGCGGGTCCGTATCGAACTGCCCGAACGCGGCCACGCGGAGGCCTCCCGGATCCTCGCCCGGCTGGTGCTCGCGCAGTTCACGGAGTGTGCGGTGGCGCGGGCGGACCGTTCGGTGTTCGCCTGTCTGGTGCTGGACGAGGCCGCGCACACCGTCACCGCCGAGGCGCTGCGCGGGCTGCAGCGGCTGCGGTCGGCGAATGCCGGGGCGGTGCTGACGCTGCGCTCGCTGGACGATGTGCCCGACGCGCTGCGCGGCACGCTGCTGGGGTCGGTCGGCTGCCGGATGGCGTTCGCGGGCGTGACGACCTGGGACGGTGCCCGGTTCGCCGAGGTGTGGGGCAAGGAGTGGGTGGAGACCCGTGATGTGACGGACCGTCAAATCATTGCCGAGGGCGCCGCGATGAAGGCGCTGCACCTCTTCCGCCACCTGGTCACCGGCAAGGCGCCCACCGCCAAGGCCGTCACCGTCCGCACCGTCGAGCGGGAACGCTGGTCCGCCTCCGACCTCGCCAATTCCCTGCCGCCCGGGCATGCCGTGCTGTCCGTGACGTCGGTGGCCGGGGAGCACACCGGGCCGGTGCTGGTGGATCTGCGGTCCTGA
- a CDS encoding NAD(P)/FAD-dependent oxidoreductase, producing the protein MPHSSGASPVHALADAAPTPFWLDDPARPDALPALVGDETCDLLVVGGGYSGLWTALIAKERDPERDVVLVEGAEIGWAASGRNGGFCAASLTHGLGNGLARWPGELATLEKLGIRNLDAIGDAVARYGIDCDFERTGEIDIATEPHQVAELQEAAEDAAGLGLDRHTFLDEDALRAEVDSPTFRAGLWDRDGVAMLHPARLAWGLKQACLGLGVRIYERTRATALAADGTGMAVRTPYGRVFARHVALGTNAFPSLVKRVRPYIVPVYDHALMTEPLSDEQLAAIGWKNRQGLSDSNNHFHYFRITADHRILWGGYDIVYRYGGGLRAEYDHHPATYEKLARHFFRCFPQLEGLRFTHSWGGAIDTCSRFSAFFGTAHAGRVAYAAGYTGLGVGATRFGAEVMLDLLAGERTERTELEMVRSKPLPFPPEPLRWAGIGITQWSMTRADTRAGRRNLWLKAMDKVGLGFDS; encoded by the coding sequence ATGCCGCATTCGTCCGGGGCGTCCCCCGTCCATGCACTCGCGGACGCCGCCCCCACCCCCTTCTGGCTCGACGACCCCGCCCGCCCGGACGCCCTGCCGGCCCTCGTCGGCGACGAGACCTGCGATCTGCTGGTCGTCGGCGGCGGCTACTCGGGACTGTGGACCGCGCTGATCGCCAAGGAGCGCGACCCCGAGCGCGATGTCGTCCTCGTCGAGGGCGCCGAGATCGGCTGGGCCGCCTCCGGGCGCAACGGCGGCTTCTGCGCCGCCTCCCTCACCCACGGCCTCGGCAACGGCCTGGCCCGCTGGCCCGGTGAACTCGCCACGCTCGAAAAGCTCGGCATCCGCAATCTCGACGCCATCGGGGACGCCGTCGCCCGCTACGGCATCGACTGCGACTTCGAGCGCACCGGCGAGATCGACATCGCCACCGAGCCCCACCAGGTCGCCGAACTCCAGGAGGCCGCCGAGGACGCCGCCGGGCTGGGCCTGGACCGGCACACCTTCCTCGACGAGGACGCCCTGCGTGCCGAGGTCGACTCACCGACCTTCCGCGCCGGACTGTGGGACCGCGACGGCGTCGCCATGCTCCACCCGGCCCGCCTCGCCTGGGGCCTGAAGCAGGCCTGTCTCGGCCTCGGCGTCCGCATCTACGAGCGCACCCGCGCCACCGCGCTCGCCGCGGACGGGACGGGTATGGCCGTCCGCACCCCCTACGGCCGGGTCTTCGCCCGCCATGTCGCGCTGGGCACCAACGCCTTCCCGTCCCTGGTCAAGCGGGTCCGCCCGTACATCGTCCCGGTCTACGACCACGCCCTGATGACGGAGCCGCTCTCCGACGAACAGCTCGCCGCCATCGGCTGGAAGAACCGCCAGGGCCTCTCGGACTCCAACAACCACTTCCACTACTTCCGCATCACCGCCGACCACCGCATCCTGTGGGGCGGCTACGACATCGTCTACCGCTACGGCGGCGGCCTGCGCGCCGAGTACGACCACCACCCGGCCACCTACGAGAAGCTCGCCCGGCACTTCTTCCGCTGCTTCCCGCAGCTGGAGGGGCTGCGCTTCACCCACAGCTGGGGCGGCGCCATCGACACCTGCTCGCGCTTCTCCGCCTTCTTCGGCACCGCGCACGCCGGCCGGGTCGCCTACGCCGCCGGGTACACCGGCCTCGGCGTGGGCGCCACCCGCTTCGGCGCCGAGGTGATGCTCGACCTGCTCGCCGGCGAGCGCACCGAGCGCACGGAGCTGGAGATGGTGCGCAGCAAGCCGCTGCCGTTCCCGCCGGAGCCGCTGCGCTGGGCCGGCATCGGCATCACCCAGTGGTCGATGACCCGCGCCGACACCCGGGCCGGACGCCGCAATCTGTGGCTGAAGGCCATGGACAAGGTGGGGCTGGGCTTCGACAGCTGA
- a CDS encoding phosphatase PAP2 family protein: MAGHGPLRALDERLGRAVASGGLPAGPAEFFADLGNTTVALPVLSAAVAWALWRGRREGRPRAPDGAAPPRWWLPALAAGLTAAAVPALVVPLKLWLARPGPARMAGAAHEGFYPSGHGATAAVLYGLAALLLFRGGRRTAAHRPAGPAVAAVLVLLNAGIGTGLVRRGYHWPLDVLGSWCLAGVLLALWCAVCDRWAGGRRAVGTPGRPAGLP, translated from the coding sequence GTGGCCGGCCACGGCCCGCTGCGCGCGCTCGACGAGCGGCTCGGCCGCGCCGTGGCCTCCGGCGGCCTTCCCGCCGGGCCCGCGGAGTTCTTCGCCGACCTCGGCAACACGACGGTGGCGCTGCCGGTGCTGTCGGCGGCCGTGGCGTGGGCCCTGTGGCGGGGCCGGCGCGAAGGCCGGCCCCGGGCGCCCGACGGCGCCGCTCCCCCGCGCTGGTGGCTGCCCGCGCTCGCGGCCGGCCTCACGGCGGCCGCGGTACCCGCGCTGGTGGTCCCGCTCAAACTGTGGCTCGCCCGGCCGGGCCCGGCGCGGATGGCGGGGGCCGCGCACGAGGGCTTCTATCCGTCCGGCCACGGTGCCACGGCGGCGGTGCTCTACGGCCTGGCCGCGCTGCTGCTGTTCCGCGGCGGGCGGCGGACGGCGGCCCACCGCCCGGCCGGACCGGCGGTCGCCGCCGTGCTCGTGCTGCTCAACGCGGGCATCGGTACCGGCCTGGTCCGCCGGGGCTATCACTGGCCGCTGGACGTGCTCGGCAGCTGGTGTCTGGCCGGGGTGCTGCTCGCGCTGTGGTGTGCGGTGTGCGACCGGTGGGCGGGCGGACGCCGGGCGGTGGGCACACCGGGACGGCCTGCCGGGCTCCCGTAG